A region of the Myxococcus stipitatus DSM 14675 genome:
GCCGTTGTGCCGGCCCAGGTAGCAGGGGTCGTGGTACGTCAGCTTGGTGTTCATCACCGCCGACAGCTTGATGCGCTTGTCGCGCAACAGCTCGTTGATGAGCTCCGTGTGGCTGATGACGCGGTACTCACCGCCGAACTCGGGGTACTCGTTCTTGATGGTGTTGAAGCAGTGCGGGCACTGGGTGATGACCGCCTTGACGCCCATCGAGTTCCACGACTCGACGTTGGTCTTCGCCATCGTCTGGTAGAGGTACTCGTTGCCCATGCGGCGCGCCGTCTCGCCGTTGCACATCTCCTGCTTGGACAGCGTGGCGAAGCTGACGCCCGCCTCCCGCATGATCTTCACCAGCGAGCGGCTGACCTTCTTCTGCTTGTCGTCGTAGCTGCCCGCGCAGCCCACGAAGAACAGGTACTCGTAGGGGCCTCCGCCGTCGCCCCACGTGGGCAGCGCCAGGTCCTCCGCCCACTCGTCGCGCCGGTCCTGGCCCAGGCCCCAGGGGTTGCCCTGGCGCTCGATGCCCTCGAACACGCGCTGGATTTCAGGCGGGAACTCGGCCTTCACCTGCACCTGGTAGCGGCGCATGTCGATGAGGCGCGGCACGTTCTCGATGAACACCGGACACGCCTGCTCGCACCAGCCGCAGCTCGTACAGGCCCAGACCGTCTCGGCGGACAGCGCGGTGCCCACGATTTCAGGCAGCGCCTCCTTCATGCCGTTGGGGCCGTAGCCTTCCTCCACCCAGCGCTCGTGCTCCCAGATCCAATGCTTCAGGTCCTGGTTGACGGCCTTGTGCGTGAGCGGCTTGCCCGTGATGTACGTGGGGCAGTGCGTCTGGCACCGGCCGCACTCCGTGCAGGAGTACAGGTCCATGCCCTGCTTCCACGTGAGGTCCTTCACCGTGGCCGCGCCGAACTCCTCCTTCTCCAGGTTCGGCGTGGGCAGCTTGCCGGTGGAGTGCGTGCGCTGGAAGAAGACGGTGGGCAGGCCCGTGATGATGTGGAAGTGCTTGCCGATGGGCAGGAAGTTCAGGAACGCCAGGATGATGGAGAGGTGAATCCAGAAGCCCGCCACGCCCAGCGCGTGCGCGGCCGTGCCCCCCAGGGGCAGCATCGCCATGCCCACCAGGCTGGTGAACGGCTCCCACCATATGAACATGGGGCTGCTCGGCGAGGCCAGTCGCGCGGCCACCAGGTGGCTGCCGCCGAAGAAGAACTCCGACACCATCAGCCCGGAGATGAAGCCCAGGATGAGGTACGCCTCCCAGGACTGCGACATGCGGTCCGGCTTCACCTTCCAGCGCATCCAGACGTAGTACGCGCAGCCCAGGATGGCGCCCGCCGCCACCACGTCCTTGGCCAGCAGGTACACCTGGTACACGCCGACCAGCGCCGCCTTGTCCGTCCAGAACGGGTGCGTCAGGTCCGTCAGCACCTCCAGCGCCGTGGAGGAGAAGCCCATCGCGAACAGCATCACGGTGCGCACCGACAGCACCATGAACGCGCCGTAGATGAGCACGTGCATCAACCCGGGCGTGAACTCCTCCGGGTCCACCAGACGCTTCTGGCCCAACCCGAACAGCGCGAGCCGCTTGAGCCTCAGCGGGATGTTGTCGAGCCGGTTCTCCTTCTTCATGGCGAGCAACACGCCCGCGCGACCCGACAGGGTCATCACGAAGATGGGGATGGCGATGGCAAGCAATAGGCCGGTGATGATGGGACTCATTGGGACTCGGAGGACCTCTGGGGGTACGCGGCGGAAGGCCCGTTGCCGCGACGCGGCAAAACGTGAGTGCCCGTCAACCCTAACAGGGGTGATTTTCGAATCAAGCTTGGAGCGGGCGAGCTGTCCGGGAGTGAAGCACGGAGACAACGCCACAAGCGAGCAAGCTTGCGGGATACACCAATTTACTGAAACGGGCGCCGGACGTACCGGCCGCTGAAAAGCGCCAAGTGTTGACTGATGTAGGGTTTCCCCCGGCCCGGGTCGGTCCTACCTTGTACGACGGCCTGGGGGCGTGTTCACCGCTCAACGCTTCGTCATCCCATTGGAATCACTGAGTTGTTTTCAGAGAGGCGGGCGAGCAGCCACGGGCTCCAAGGGGTGGTCGGAAGATTGACGTCCCAAGGGCTTTACAATGCGCCGCAACATGCGCACCATGTTCGGTAAATCGGTCAACGAGCAGGTGGCCGGGTACCGCATGGGGCGGACCCGCGAGGGCCGAACAGGGAAGCGCCCGCGAGGAGGCGAGCCGCAAGGCCGCTGACCGTCGGTGAAGCGGAGCGCTCGAAGGAGCCAGACATGGTTCACGATGACACCACGTACATGGACGATGAGGGACTGCCGTACGCGGACCTCGCGGAAGACGGTGAGAGCGAGTCCGTGACCCCGGTGGATGGCTCTCCTGGAGGCCGGGCCTGGGGTTACGCCGAGGAATCTTGGGGCGGTTGGAACGCCGGCGGCGAGTGAAGTGTGGCCCCCGCGGCTGGTGACGCGCGGGGGCGTATCCGTGGGTGGTGATTGAGCCAGGGTGTGGGTTGAGCCAGGGTGTGGGCTCCCCCTCTTGCTTCCAGGGCAGGTCTGCCGACATCCTCGTCGTGGACGCCCTCCCGTGAGCATTCAGGTCTGCCTGTCGTGGCCCATGAGACTTCTGGCCGCGGGGGACGTCGTGCCACGGGGGTGTTTCGCGGCACAATGTCTCGTGGGCTCGCTCGGGAGCACGACGGATGAAGCAGACGGCCTTGGCGGTGGAGCGCGACGGCGAGAAGGGCCGGGAAGTGCTGTTGCTCGTCTCGTTGGAGGCGGACGCGGAGGCTCCTCGCGCCCCCGTGGCCATCAACCTGGTGTTGGACATCAGCGCGTCCATGCGCGGCGCGCCGCTGCACGCGGCGGTGCATGCGGCCCAGGCGCTGGTGGACCGCGCGGGTCCTCGCGACTACCTGGGCTTGATGACGTTCGACGCGGAGCCGGAGCAGCTCCTGCCCGTGCGCGCCATGGACGCCGTCGCGAAGGCGCAGCTCCTCAAGGCGCTCTCCAAGCTGGAGTCGGGTGAAGGCACCGCGCTGTTCGAGGCCGTCGAGCGCGGCGCGGATGCGGTGCGCCGCGTGCTGGTGCCGGGGGCTCGGCCGCAGGTCCTGATGCTCACCGACGGCGAGCCGTCCGTGGGGCCCTCGCACGTCTCCGACTTCAAGACGCTGGGCGCGCGCATCGTGGAGTCGGGTGTCTCCGTGCACGCGCTGGGGTTGGGGCGTCACTACCTGCCGGGCATCCTGGAGGCGCTGACCGGTCCTTCGGGTACGGGCCACCGCCACGTGGATGGACCGGAGGGTTTGACGCCGGCGATGGGCTCCCTGGCGGCGGAGCTGTTCGGCGAGGTGGCGTCGGAGGCGCGCGTCTACGTGCTGCCCTCGGGCTTCGCGGACCTTCGCTGCCGTCACCAGTTCCCCTCGCGTGTGGAGGGCGATGCGATGAGCGCCTCGCTGGGCGCGGTGTCGTGGGCCTATCCCCGGTGGGTGCTCTTCACCGGCGCGCTCGACTCGGCCGAGTGGAGCCTGGGCGTGACGGCCTCCTACGTCGAGGGAAGCGACACGCGCCGGGTGCCCGTGCAGGTGACGCGCGTGCTGCCCGACAGCGCACAGGGCCGCTTCGTCCGCGCGGTGTCTGCGGAGCTGGACATGGCGGAGGAGGAGGGCACCGCGTGGCTGGCCTTGAGCCGGCGCAATCAGACGAGCGTGGCGGAGGTCGCGCTGGGGAAGGCGGACGTGGCGCTCGCGAAGCTCGTGAGGCTGAACGCTCCGGAAGTGCCGCCGCACCGCCACCTGGCTCGGCTGGCCGACCTGCGCCGCATCATCGAGCGCCGCGCCGCGCACCCCAACGCGCTGGTGATGCGCCGCGCGCACGCGGAGGTCTCTCGCATCACGCTGAGCCGCGTGGGCATCATCCCGCCCGTGGCCGCGCAGACGCCCTGGAAATCAGAGGACTGAGGCGCGGGCGCCTGACCGGTCGATTGCTCATCCCGCTGGAGCGGGTGGGGTGTCCTCTTCGTGTCATCTCGTGGGGTTGCCCTGCGCCTGTGCGCCGCGTGAGGCGAGCGGCCTTGGGGAATGCCGGGTTGCCTGGAAGGTTCTGGCGCGGAAGGGGTGCCCGTCTGGTGCTGGCGAGCCGGCGCCGGGTGGGTTAACGGGAGGCGCATGAGGCAACGGGTGTCCAAGAGGCTCGCCCTGGTGGGCGGTATCGGCATGTGGTGGATGGCGGCGGTGGCGCATGCCGCGCTGCCTCCGTCCGCGGTGGCTTCGGGGGCGCCCGATGAAGGGGACCCTCGCGTCGAGGCCTCGCTGCTGGTCGACGCCACCGAGGTGAAGCCGGGCGATACCTTTCGCGTGGGCGTGCGCTTCCGCTTGGACCCGGGCTGGCACATCTACTGGAAGAACCCGGGGGACTCCGGTCTGGAGACGGACGTCGCGTGGGACACGCCGGGCACCACGGTGGGCCCGCTGCAGTGGCCCTTCCCCAACACCTTCCGCACGCCGGATGGCTTCATCGTCACGCACGGCTACGACGGTGAGGTGCTCCTCTTCGGGCAGGCGAAGGCGTCCGAGCAGCTCACCGGCTCGCTCAACCTGTCGGCCGGCATCAACGCGCTGGTGTGCGAGGTGCACTGCATCCCCGCGGACCTGATGCTCACGCGCTCCATCCCCGTGGGGCCGAAGACGCTCGTGGACTCGGAGACCACGCCGCTCTTCGACACGGCGCGCTCGCAGGTGCCGCGTCCCGTCGCGGACACGGGCCACACGGTGGCGCTCGAGCTGGACGCGAAGCAGCTGTCCGCGGGCCAGGAGTTCTCCGGCACCGTCACCGTGAAGTCGGCGGGTGGCGCGGTGGTGCCCACGGCGGAGAAGGACTTCTTCGTCGCCGAGCGCATCCCCGGTGTCGCCAAGGTGTCGCTCACCCAGACGGCTCCGGGGCGCTATGCGCTCAAGGGCAAGACGGAGCCGGACGCGCCGGCGGAGACGCCTCGGTTCAAGGGGGTGCTGCGCTTGGGGACCTCAGCCGCGGGCTATCAGCCGCTGGAAGTGGACCTGCCCATGGCGCCCTTCGCCGTGGCCCAGGCCGCCGCTCCGGCCGCGCCCGTGGCGAAGGCTCCGTCCATCAAGGACTCGCTCTCGGCGGTGAAGCCGGTGGCGAGTGCTCCGGCCGCGCCCGCGGAGTCCTCCATGGGGCTGGGCATGGCGCTGCTGTTCGCGTTCCTGGGCGGCGCGCTGCTCAACCTGATGCCGTGTGTGTTCCCGGTGCTGGCGCTCAAGGCGTATGGCTTTACGCGCATGGTGCGCCAGGAGCAGGGCCGGGTGGGCGCGCACGCGGCGGCGTACGCGGGCGGCATCGTGGCGAGCATGCTGGTGCTCGCGGGCGCGGTGCTGGCGGTGCGCGCGGGCGGCGCGGGCGTGGGCTGGGGCTTCCAGTTCCAGGAGCCGCTCTTCGTCGCGGCGGTGTGCGCGGTGCTGGTGGCCTTCGCGCTCAACCTCTTCGGGGTCTTCAACGTGGGCCTGGACGGCACGGCGCTCGCGGGCAAGGTGGACCAGAGCCACGGCCTCATGCACAGCGCGGGCGAGGGTGTGCTGGCCGTCGTGCTGGCCACGCCGTGCTCCGCGCCGCTCTTGGGCACCGCGGTGGGGTTCGCCTTCGCGGCGGGGCCGTTCACGGTGCTGGCGGTCTTCATCGCGCTGGGCCTCGGGTTGGCGCTGCCGTTCTGTCTGCTGGTGCTGGTGCCGGGGCTCGCGCAGAAGCTGCCGAAGCCGGGCGCGTGGATGGAGCGCTTCAAGCAGGTGCTGGGCTTCGCGCTGTTGGGCACGGCGGTGTGGCTGGTGTCGGTGATGGGGAGCCTGGCGGGCGTGGAGGGCATGACGCGGCTGTTGGCCTTCCTCGTGGCGGTGAGCCTGGCGACGTGGGTGTATGGCCAGTCGCAGCTCCAGGAAGGCGGGCGGAAGTGGGCCACGCTGGGCATGGCGGTGGTGGTGCTGCTGGGCTCGGGCGTGGCGGCGCTGCGCTTCGATGACACGGCGCCGGAGGCGCGGGCTGCCTCGGCGTCCTCGACGATGGGGCTGGCGGCGCCGTGGAGCGAGGAGGCGGTGGCCTCCGCGCTGGCGGCGGGGCAGCCGGTGTTCATCGACTTCACGGCGGACTGGTGCCTCACCTGCAAGTTCAACGAGCGCACGGTGCTCTCGCGCGACGAGGTGCGGGCCGCCTTCGTGGAGCACCAGGTGGCCTTCTTCGTGGGGGACTGGACGCGTCGCGATGCGCGCATCACCGCGAAGCTGGCGGAGCACGGCCGCGCGGGAGTTCCCATGTACTTGATGCTGAGCCCTGGGGCGCCGGACAAGCCCGAGCTGCTGTCGGAGTTGCTGACGGTGGACTCCGTCGTGGACTCGGTGAAGCGCGCGTCGGAGTGCTCGAAGTCGCGGCGGCAGGACGGCTCGAAGGTGGTGTGTTCCGCGGGCTTCCCTCGGCCTTGATTCACACGGTCATCCGCAGTTCCGCAGCAACCCCAGTCATGCAGTCAGGAGGAACGCCATGAAGCAGGTCTTCGCCGCTCTCGCGCTCGGTTCGGTGTTCGTGGGTCTGCCCGCTCTCGCGGATGCGGAGGTGGGCAAGCCCGCTCCGGCCTTCACGCTCAAGGACGAGACGGGCAAGGAGCATTCGCTGTCGCAGTACAAGGGCAAGGTGGTGGTGCTGGAGTGGACCAACCCCGAGTGCCCCTTCGTGAAGCGCCACTACGAGGCGGACACGATGGCCAACACGCTGAAGGGCTTCGACGCCAAGAAGGTGGTGTGGCTGGCGGTGGACTCGACGGGGCACAACACGCCGGACAAGTCCGCGGACTGGAAGAAGAAGGAGGCCTTCCCCTACGCGGTGCTCCAGGACGCGAGCGGCGCGACGGGCAAGGCGTACGGCGCCAAGACGACTCCGCACATGTATGTGATTGATGGCGAGGGCGTGGTCCGCTACGCGGGCGCCATCGACGACGACCCGCGCGGCAAGAACGCGAAGAAGGTCAACCACGTGCAGACCGCGGTGGACGCGGTGCTCAACGGCAAGCCGGTGCCCGCGGCGACCACGACGCCGTATGGCTGCTCGGTGAAGTACAAGAGCTGAGAACACGCGTGACTGTCGTGCCGAGGGCCTGCTTCCCACCCGGGAGGCAGGCCCTTCGTGTTCCGGGTGTCGCGCGCCCGCGCGCGTAGCAGGCGCGCTCGCGGTGGCGCAAAGCCTACCCTCCAGGCGGCAAGAATCGCTCGCGTCGCGGGAAGCCCTGATTCAAGACAAGGGACCGTTCTTGGCACTCCCTGGGGACTCTCTTTCCAGGAGGAACCGGATGCGGAAGCCCTGTCTGCCACGGCGGAGTCTTGGGGCCGTGCTGGCTGTTCTGTGGGGTGTGCTGGGCGCGGGCTGCTCCGGGGCCGGGCCCTCCGCGGAGCCCCCTGGCCTGGACCTGGTGCTGGGGGAGGACCTCGTCGAGGTCCCTCGGGGCGCCTTGTCCGCGGAGCATGCGGCGCTGCGGAGCAAGGTGGGGGGAGTGGGGGATGGAGAACGTTCCTTCTACCTGGCCATCCGTCGCAGCGAGCTGTCCCAGCGCTGGTTCTGGTCGGCGACGATGCGGCACTTCTTCCCGGATGGTGCGGCCTGGGGAATGCCTCGGTTCCTGCGGACCGAGGTGGTGCGGATGAAGGAGTACAACGGCCGGCTCTTCTTCCTCGACGCGCGCGATGGGCGCCTGCTCGGAGGCAACGAGAAGCCAGACATCCCGCTGGAGGCGTATCCCATCGTGACGGACTACGCCCCGTTCAACCGGCTGCCGGGCTCGGACCAGTACGTGCTCTTCGACCCGGCCTCGGGGCTTGGCCGCCTCGGTGTGGCGGGGGACCGGTGGTTCGGGGGGGTGGACTTCCTGATGGAGCACCGCTTCGCCCAGCGCTTCCGTCGCTTCTCTCAGGGCGTCATGTTCGAAGAGGTCTTCGCCGGGCGCTTGAGCATCCCCGAGGACCGGGACATGTATGCGGAGTACAGCGCCACGCGCTTCGTGGGGACGGTGGTGTTGTCGCTGAGCAAGTACCAGGAGGGAGTGGGCTACACCCGGACGCTGCAGCCGCGGCGGCCGTACTACTTCATCAACACGGGGCGCCTGGTGTCCGGCACGGGCGAGCGGCAGCGGGAGGTCGTCAAGTGGAACATCCACCGAGGGATGCAGCCCATCCGCTGGTACGTGACTCGCAATCTGCTGGAGCTGAAGAAGGACCCTCGCTACCAGGACCTCGACCTGGTGGGTGCCATCGAGCGAGGCATCGAGAGCTGGAACGAGGCCTTCGGCTTTCCTGTCTTCGAGGCGGTCCTGGCGGACGCGTCGATGGACTTCGGGGAGAGCGACAAGAACTTCGCTGTCTTCGACCCGTACATCGAGAATCTCGGCGCGTTCGCGGACATGGAGGAGAACCCGAACACCGGTGAGCTTCGCCGTGCCCTCTTCGTTTTTGGCGCGGGAAGGCTTGCCCAAGCGGATCGACTCTTCTCGGATGACGCCTCGGCGAGAGCGCCTGTCGCCGCGCCCGCCGCGCGCTTGCCTCGCCCCAGGTTGACGTGGGGCGGGCCCGCCAAGGAGGCCTACTGCGAACAGGAGGGCGCCGACGACTTCACATCAGGGGACCTGGGCGCACTGACGGATGAGGACCGCGCCGCGTGGGCGTCACTCTCCAGGAAGGAGAAGATGGAGCGGTACGTCACGCGCCTCGTGATGCATGAGACAGGGCACACGCTGGGGCTCGCGCACAACCTCGCCGGCTCGCTGGCGTATGACGGAACACCCGCGACACCTCGCACGAGCTCGGTCATGGACCATACGCATGACTTGGACGCCATCCACGTCCTGCGGCCCGGCCCCTTCGACGTGGAGGCCGTGCGCTACTTGTATGGACTGTCACCGGACCTGCCCACGGGCCTGTTCTGCTCGGAACCGAATCGCGACCCTGCGGGGCGGAGCCCGAAGTGCAGGAGCAGGGACCGCTTCGATGACCCGCTGACGCGCTTCTACACGCCACTGATGCGCGAAGGGATTGCCCGCATCC
Encoded here:
- a CDS encoding zinc-dependent metalloprotease, giving the protein MLAVLWGVLGAGCSGAGPSAEPPGLDLVLGEDLVEVPRGALSAEHAALRSKVGGVGDGERSFYLAIRRSELSQRWFWSATMRHFFPDGAAWGMPRFLRTEVVRMKEYNGRLFFLDARDGRLLGGNEKPDIPLEAYPIVTDYAPFNRLPGSDQYVLFDPASGLGRLGVAGDRWFGGVDFLMEHRFAQRFRRFSQGVMFEEVFAGRLSIPEDRDMYAEYSATRFVGTVVLSLSKYQEGVGYTRTLQPRRPYYFINTGRLVSGTGERQREVVKWNIHRGMQPIRWYVTRNLLELKKDPRYQDLDLVGAIERGIESWNEAFGFPVFEAVLADASMDFGESDKNFAVFDPYIENLGAFADMEENPNTGELRRALFVFGAGRLAQADRLFSDDASARAPVAAPAARLPRPRLTWGGPAKEAYCEQEGADDFTSGDLGALTDEDRAAWASLSRKEKMERYVTRLVMHETGHTLGLAHNLAGSLAYDGTPATPRTSSVMDHTHDLDAIHVLRPGPFDVEAVRYLYGLSPDLPTGLFCSEPNRDPAGRSPKCRSRDRFDDPLTRFYTPLMREGIARILRGEGPDPLSDFDLGGPRDFVRGGTEQEQVRAYNLLMEQLRPPLQVPAGQGAAYVARANAMVLEVLGFLYVEELSPYYFPFPNPPPSTPAYTQAVLSDVKGILLDVDGVRDFATRRRMVEMLKAFQTLTAYGVLRDSHAELTARLPQLSGETLLGTLELIERIEVANSPYFR
- a CDS encoding vWA domain-containing protein, with amino-acid sequence MKQTALAVERDGEKGREVLLLVSLEADAEAPRAPVAINLVLDISASMRGAPLHAAVHAAQALVDRAGPRDYLGLMTFDAEPEQLLPVRAMDAVAKAQLLKALSKLESGEGTALFEAVERGADAVRRVLVPGARPQVLMLTDGEPSVGPSHVSDFKTLGARIVESGVSVHALGLGRHYLPGILEALTGPSGTGHRHVDGPEGLTPAMGSLAAELFGEVASEARVYVLPSGFADLRCRHQFPSRVEGDAMSASLGAVSWAYPRWVLFTGALDSAEWSLGVTASYVEGSDTRRVPVQVTRVLPDSAQGRFVRAVSAELDMAEEEGTAWLALSRRNQTSVAEVALGKADVALAKLVRLNAPEVPPHRHLARLADLRRIIERRAAHPNALVMRRAHAEVSRITLSRVGIIPPVAAQTPWKSED
- a CDS encoding (Fe-S)-binding protein, coding for MSPIITGLLLAIAIPIFVMTLSGRAGVLLAMKKENRLDNIPLRLKRLALFGLGQKRLVDPEEFTPGLMHVLIYGAFMVLSVRTVMLFAMGFSSTALEVLTDLTHPFWTDKAALVGVYQVYLLAKDVVAAGAILGCAYYVWMRWKVKPDRMSQSWEAYLILGFISGLMVSEFFFGGSHLVAARLASPSSPMFIWWEPFTSLVGMAMLPLGGTAAHALGVAGFWIHLSIILAFLNFLPIGKHFHIITGLPTVFFQRTHSTGKLPTPNLEKEEFGAATVKDLTWKQGMDLYSCTECGRCQTHCPTYITGKPLTHKAVNQDLKHWIWEHERWVEEGYGPNGMKEALPEIVGTALSAETVWACTSCGWCEQACPVFIENVPRLIDMRRYQVQVKAEFPPEIQRVFEGIERQGNPWGLGQDRRDEWAEDLALPTWGDGGGPYEYLFFVGCAGSYDDKQKKVSRSLVKIMREAGVSFATLSKQEMCNGETARRMGNEYLYQTMAKTNVESWNSMGVKAVITQCPHCFNTIKNEYPEFGGEYRVISHTELINELLRDKRIKLSAVMNTKLTYHDPCYLGRHNGVYDAPREVLKAIPGLEVVEMQRSQREGFCCGAGGGRMWMEEHIGTRINHNRLNEAALTLKHAEDPTTPYPDAADKKKPGQVGDYKEKGGTGIVAVACPFCSTMLGDAVNDTGREGNIKIKDISELVADAMEVRGGGAGGVTPGATLSAKPE
- a CDS encoding protein-disulfide reductase DsbD family protein, which codes for MRQRVSKRLALVGGIGMWWMAAVAHAALPPSAVASGAPDEGDPRVEASLLVDATEVKPGDTFRVGVRFRLDPGWHIYWKNPGDSGLETDVAWDTPGTTVGPLQWPFPNTFRTPDGFIVTHGYDGEVLLFGQAKASEQLTGSLNLSAGINALVCEVHCIPADLMLTRSIPVGPKTLVDSETTPLFDTARSQVPRPVADTGHTVALELDAKQLSAGQEFSGTVTVKSAGGAVVPTAEKDFFVAERIPGVAKVSLTQTAPGRYALKGKTEPDAPAETPRFKGVLRLGTSAAGYQPLEVDLPMAPFAVAQAAAPAAPVAKAPSIKDSLSAVKPVASAPAAPAESSMGLGMALLFAFLGGALLNLMPCVFPVLALKAYGFTRMVRQEQGRVGAHAAAYAGGIVASMLVLAGAVLAVRAGGAGVGWGFQFQEPLFVAAVCAVLVAFALNLFGVFNVGLDGTALAGKVDQSHGLMHSAGEGVLAVVLATPCSAPLLGTAVGFAFAAGPFTVLAVFIALGLGLALPFCLLVLVPGLAQKLPKPGAWMERFKQVLGFALLGTAVWLVSVMGSLAGVEGMTRLLAFLVAVSLATWVYGQSQLQEGGRKWATLGMAVVVLLGSGVAALRFDDTAPEARAASASSTMGLAAPWSEEAVASALAAGQPVFIDFTADWCLTCKFNERTVLSRDEVRAAFVEHQVAFFVGDWTRRDARITAKLAEHGRAGVPMYLMLSPGAPDKPELLSELLTVDSVVDSVKRASECSKSRRQDGSKVVCSAGFPRP
- a CDS encoding thioredoxin family protein, whose product is MKQVFAALALGSVFVGLPALADAEVGKPAPAFTLKDETGKEHSLSQYKGKVVVLEWTNPECPFVKRHYEADTMANTLKGFDAKKVVWLAVDSTGHNTPDKSADWKKKEAFPYAVLQDASGATGKAYGAKTTPHMYVIDGEGVVRYAGAIDDDPRGKNAKKVNHVQTAVDAVLNGKPVPAATTTPYGCSVKYKS